One Candidatus Woesearchaeota archaeon genomic region harbors:
- a CDS encoding DegT/DnrJ/EryC1/StrS family aminotransferase, translating into MYPIIKPQVSLSDIVHVFFPKKNAVECFEKQFALKIGAKYALAFPYGRSGLYAIFKALEIEHKEVITPAYTCIVIQHVVVASTNKPVFVDVQLVDFNMKMDELVKTVTNKTGAIIVTHLYGNPMDVYQLQKILDKKIKKLKTKTAHKVLLIEDACLSLMNKSKGKHLGTIGDFGIFSFNISKQMTTFDGGMVVTNNHEYYKKVKKYRDIYFKEASFLKKTRFIFFVTVSNFMYQQQVYGSLHWMRNHVQFIKKKTTMESWSLHDANLPSDAFNLMTQMQATLGLLQLEKLDSMNSKRRSIINYYDKSLDRDYVQKPRLQKGINYSHYTVMVENRAQVIKALQKKGINVGTAMDYAVPYTSAYKKYKDREYPHSLEAAKKVMNLPLDTSLRERDIVKISKIINKVVRDASTH; encoded by the coding sequence ATGTACCCTATCATTAAGCCTCAAGTTTCTTTGTCAGACATTGTCCATGTTTTTTTCCCTAAAAAAAATGCTGTGGAGTGTTTCGAAAAGCAGTTTGCACTGAAGATTGGTGCGAAATATGCACTTGCTTTTCCTTATGGAAGGTCTGGTCTCTATGCTATCTTTAAAGCTCTTGAAATAGAACACAAAGAAGTTATCACTCCAGCTTATACCTGCATTGTGATACAACATGTAGTTGTTGCTTCTACAAATAAGCCTGTTTTTGTAGATGTTCAATTGGTTGATTTCAATATGAAAATGGACGAACTTGTGAAAACAGTTACGAATAAGACAGGAGCAATAATCGTGACTCATCTCTATGGTAATCCTATGGATGTTTATCAACTGCAAAAAATTCTGGACAAAAAAATCAAAAAATTAAAAACTAAAACTGCTCACAAGGTTTTGCTCATTGAAGATGCATGCCTTTCGTTGATGAATAAGAGCAAAGGAAAACATCTTGGAACTATCGGAGATTTTGGGATTTTTAGTTTTAATATCTCAAAACAAATGACGACATTTGATGGAGGAATGGTCGTTACTAATAATCACGAGTATTATAAAAAGGTAAAAAAATATCGTGATATCTATTTTAAAGAGGCTTCTTTTTTGAAAAAGACACGATTTATATTCTTTGTTACGGTGAGTAATTTTATGTATCAACAACAGGTGTATGGTTCTCTTCATTGGATGCGCAATCACGTCCAGTTTATTAAAAAGAAGACAACTATGGAAAGTTGGAGTCTTCATGATGCAAATCTTCCTTCAGACGCATTCAACTTAATGACCCAAATGCAAGCAACACTTGGTCTGTTGCAACTTGAAAAACTTGATTCCATGAATAGCAAGAGAAGGTCTATAATAAACTATTATGATAAATCTCTTGATAGAGATTATGTACAAAAACCACGATTACAAAAAGGGATAAACTACAGCCATTATACGGTTATGGTTGAAAACAGAGCACAAGTTATTAAGGCATTACAGAAAAAGGGTATTAATGTTGGTACGGCAATGGATTATGCAGTGCCCTATACATCAGCGTATAAGAAGTATAAAGATAGAGAGTACCCTCACTCGTTAGAGGCCGCTAAAAAGGTAATGAACCTCCCACTTGATACATCTTTAAGAGAAAGAGACATCGTAAAGATCAGTAAAATCATCAACAAGGTTGTTCGCGATGCATCAACTCATTAA
- a CDS encoding glycosyltransferase family 4 protein: MKQILAITPTYFPMMGGAERTVDELYKRLGKYGYETDLVTPHLGGKDLEKKEHFTIYRVGKQTNNKYFKFLLYQWYEYRKILSLIQKKNYDLIHVSYGFPNCFVTAWIKQKLSIPLVITEFHLGTGMDIIDEKQNPWFVNYFLTWIYKKADRITVISNEQKRFVERISHRDDIIVVFQGTDEGYFTPAKYNEAIKTQYKIEGPMFLTVSRLNKRKNIGDQLRAMADVVKVFPTAKLLIAGKGEEREKLEQLMQELNLEKHIIFMGFVSEEKLPELYATADLFLLTSKLEGFGIANAEALASGTPVITYDTKAAGDYITNGETGYITSHNPHEFAKKIIDVLADKKHIQSMSKQARNVVEQKYTWERYTQEHRKVFDEVLHVPYH, translated from the coding sequence ATGAAACAGATTTTAGCAATAACACCAACTTATTTCCCAATGATGGGGGGAGCTGAACGAACAGTTGACGAGCTATATAAACGTTTAGGGAAATATGGATACGAAACAGACTTAGTAACTCCCCATTTAGGCGGGAAAGATCTTGAAAAGAAAGAACATTTTACTATTTATCGTGTTGGAAAACAAACAAATAATAAATACTTCAAATTTTTACTCTATCAATGGTATGAGTACAGAAAAATTCTTTCGCTTATTCAAAAAAAAAATTATGATCTGATTCATGTGAGTTATGGATTTCCCAATTGTTTTGTTACTGCATGGATCAAGCAAAAACTGAGCATACCTCTGGTAATCACGGAATTTCACTTAGGAACCGGCATGGATATCATCGATGAGAAACAAAACCCGTGGTTTGTGAACTATTTTTTAACGTGGATCTATAAGAAAGCTGATCGCATAACCGTTATCAGTAATGAACAAAAACGCTTTGTTGAGCGGATATCACATCGAGATGATATCATCGTTGTTTTTCAAGGAACAGATGAAGGTTATTTCACTCCAGCGAAATATAATGAGGCCATAAAAACTCAATATAAAATAGAAGGCCCAATGTTCTTAACGGTTTCTCGGCTTAACAAACGAAAAAACATTGGCGATCAGCTGCGTGCAATGGCAGATGTTGTTAAAGTGTTTCCAACTGCCAAACTTCTTATTGCGGGTAAAGGTGAGGAAAGAGAAAAACTAGAACAATTAATGCAAGAACTAAATTTAGAAAAACATATTATTTTTATGGGATTTGTTTCTGAAGAGAAACTTCCAGAATTATATGCAACTGCAGATTTGTTTCTTCTCACGTCAAAACTTGAGGGATTTGGCATCGCAAATGCAGAGGCATTAGCTTCAGGAACGCCAGTTATTACCTATGATACAAAAGCTGCGGGGGACTACATTACTAATGGAGAAACAGGATATATCACGTCGCACAATCCCCATGAATTTGCAAAAAAAATTATTGATGTTCTCGCTGATAAAAAACATATTCAATCTATGAGTAAACAAGCACGTAACGTTGTTGAGCAGAAATATACATGGGAACGATATACGCAAGAGCACAGAAAAGTATTTGATGAGGTGCTGCATGTACCCTATCATTAA
- a CDS encoding DegT/DnrJ/EryC1/StrS family aminotransferase, which translates to MVNIIPVAKPDLSGKEGDYLAECIRSGWISSAGPFIQKFEQAFAEFCEVRYATSCSNGTVALHLALLALGIGKDDEVIVPDLTFAATANAVLFCGAQPVLADVDKETWNLNGTQVEKKISKRTRAIIPVHLYGNPCPMDEIMMIAKKYKLWVIEDCAESPGATYRGKKVGSIGHIGCFSFYGNKIITTGEGGMCVSSDKEVIDKINILKNHGMKPGQRYWHDIVGYNYRMTNMQAAVGLAQLERFSRFLGERNRIKEKYLQLLGKKSWILPQKTTMHAQSVPWLFSVMINLPQKTPAMVLAQFSKKNIEARRLFYPLHGMPPYQTADVFHNADYISDHGISLPTYIGMKDEDLHRICQALEE; encoded by the coding sequence ATGGTGAACATTATACCTGTTGCGAAGCCAGACCTTTCTGGAAAGGAAGGTGATTATCTCGCTGAATGTATTCGGAGCGGGTGGATTTCGTCTGCAGGTCCCTTTATTCAAAAATTTGAACAGGCATTTGCTGAATTTTGTGAAGTAAGGTATGCAACAAGCTGCAGCAATGGAACTGTTGCTTTACATCTTGCCCTCTTGGCTTTGGGGATTGGCAAAGATGATGAAGTGATTGTGCCTGATCTTACCTTTGCAGCAACAGCAAATGCTGTTTTATTTTGTGGTGCTCAACCTGTTCTTGCTGACGTTGATAAGGAAACATGGAATCTTAATGGAACACAAGTTGAAAAAAAGATAAGCAAACGTACAAGAGCAATCATCCCGGTACATTTGTATGGTAATCCTTGTCCTATGGATGAGATTATGATGATCGCCAAAAAGTACAAACTTTGGGTTATTGAGGACTGTGCAGAATCCCCCGGTGCAACGTACCGTGGAAAAAAAGTAGGCAGTATTGGGCATATTGGTTGCTTTAGTTTTTATGGAAATAAGATCATTACGACAGGAGAGGGTGGCATGTGTGTTTCTTCTGATAAAGAGGTAATAGATAAAATAAATATTCTGAAAAATCACGGTATGAAGCCAGGGCAACGATATTGGCATGATATTGTCGGCTATAATTATCGCATGACCAATATGCAGGCAGCAGTAGGTTTGGCACAACTTGAACGATTCTCTCGGTTTCTTGGCGAAAGAAACCGTATTAAGGAAAAATATTTGCAGTTATTAGGAAAAAAATCATGGATACTCCCTCAGAAAACAACCATGCATGCACAAAGCGTTCCCTGGCTCTTTTCTGTGATGATTAATCTTCCTCAAAAAACGCCAGCAATGGTTCTTGCACAATTCAGTAAGAAAAATATTGAGGCAAGAAGGCTCTTTTATCCTCTCCATGGTATGCCTCCTTATCAAACTGCCGATGTATTTCACAATGCAGACTATATTTCTGACCATGGAATTTCATTGCCAACCTACATTGGAATGAAAGATGAAGACTTACATAGGATTTGTCAAGCCCTTGAAGAATGA
- a CDS encoding GDP-mannose 4,6-dehydratase yields MKRALITGITGQDGAYLAEFLLKKGYKVFGIYRRSSTPNFWRLQSLGVLDKVTLIPADLADMASLLEAITLADPQEIYNLAAQSYVGASFDQPLLTTEVDGSGCVRLLEIIRHLNKDIKFYQASTSEIYGTIQESPQNEQTRFWPNSPYAAAKLFSFHNTRLYRESYGIFACNGILFNHESPLRGLEFVTRKITNAVARIKLGLQKKLILGNLEARRDWGYAPEYIEAMWMMLQSDKPEDYVVATGETHSVEEFAEAAFAHAGLKRAEYMVSDESLLRPHDVNFLCGDPSSIKKQLGWKQRTSFVKLVQIMVDADIERWEAVRRGKSFPWDAPNYADETNILKRHFKKNSFR; encoded by the coding sequence ATGAAACGTGCACTTATTACCGGAATAACGGGGCAAGACGGGGCATATTTGGCAGAATTTCTTCTTAAAAAAGGATATAAGGTTTTTGGTATATACCGTCGTTCATCAACTCCAAATTTTTGGAGACTACAAAGCTTGGGCGTTCTTGATAAAGTAACATTAATTCCTGCGGATCTTGCAGATATGGCAAGTCTTTTAGAGGCTATTACCCTCGCTGATCCTCAAGAGATTTATAATTTAGCTGCGCAGAGTTATGTCGGTGCTTCTTTTGATCAACCATTACTGACGACAGAGGTTGATGGAAGTGGTTGTGTGCGCTTATTAGAAATTATTAGACACCTTAATAAGGATATAAAGTTTTATCAAGCCTCCACCAGTGAAATCTATGGAACAATCCAAGAAAGCCCACAAAATGAACAGACACGATTTTGGCCGAATTCACCGTACGCAGCAGCTAAGCTGTTTTCTTTTCATAACACCCGGCTATATCGTGAATCTTATGGAATCTTCGCATGTAATGGCATTCTTTTTAATCATGAATCCCCACTCAGAGGATTGGAATTTGTCACACGAAAGATAACCAATGCTGTTGCTCGAATCAAATTGGGACTGCAAAAGAAGCTTATCCTTGGCAATCTTGAAGCACGGAGAGACTGGGGATATGCACCAGAATATATTGAAGCTATGTGGATGATGCTCCAGTCTGATAAGCCAGAAGATTATGTTGTCGCAACAGGAGAAACTCATTCTGTTGAAGAATTTGCTGAAGCTGCTTTTGCTCATGCTGGGCTTAAAAGAGCAGAGTATATGGTTAGTGATGAGTCCTTATTACGGCCACATGATGTTAATTTTTTGTGTGGAGATCCGAGTAGTATAAAAAAACAACTTGGATGGAAGCAACGAACGAGCTTTGTAAAGCTTGTTCAGATTATGGTTGACGCTGATATTGAGCGTTGGGAAGCAGTACGTAGAGGGAAAAGCTTTCCGTGGGATGCTCCTAACTATGCTGACGAAACGAACATTCTCAAGCGTCACTTTAAAAAAAATTCTTTTCGTTGA
- a CDS encoding glycosyltransferase family 4 protein has product MKICYVNPTVLLKRPVAEISSRLAKDKDNEIGLLVPKKLFQDVDESLHYSNITRKLSRGGNGGKVRLYTYSVIPLPFISSEWPIPITPMFFVQLFRVLKRYDIIHLWVPFYISSMFLLVCKGLFFRKKKLILTMDTIPGYSFSMGLFLDFLFRWWYRLKGRIVFRIPNVIHLYGQSMVPFARQAGIPMSKIKIIPTGIDLNAFSGTDKSHFRHSERVRIRQQLGIAQKEVMILFVGLLVPRKGIDTLILTMHELKHHQLKDKHTIAASKMIIVGDGPCREHYQRMVTKLQLNDTIIFTGWRKDVHNLYKAADIFFFPSKGEGLPGVIMEAMASGLPIVASKIPGNEDLVKNKVNGFLCPQDPKEYASALQHLLHDQEKQRSYGQHSRERIQGFDWSDIILEWKKMYKTT; this is encoded by the coding sequence ATGAAGATTTGTTATGTTAATCCTACGGTTTTGTTGAAACGGCCAGTTGCAGAGATCAGTTCTCGCTTAGCCAAAGACAAGGATAATGAAATTGGCCTTCTCGTGCCAAAGAAGTTATTTCAGGATGTCGATGAATCGCTTCATTACAGCAACATTACTCGTAAACTTTCTCGTGGAGGCAATGGAGGTAAGGTTCGGCTGTACACCTATTCCGTCATTCCTTTACCCTTTATTTCATCAGAATGGCCTATTCCCATAACGCCTATGTTTTTTGTCCAACTGTTTCGTGTGCTTAAACGTTATGATATCATCCATCTCTGGGTACCCTTTTATATCAGCAGTATGTTTCTGTTAGTCTGTAAAGGACTTTTCTTCAGAAAGAAAAAATTGATCCTTACCATGGACACTATCCCCGGGTATAGCTTCTCCATGGGCCTTTTTCTTGATTTTTTGTTTCGATGGTGGTACCGGTTGAAAGGACGAATAGTATTTCGCATTCCCAACGTTATTCATCTGTATGGCCAGTCAATGGTACCCTTTGCTCGACAAGCAGGCATTCCAATGAGTAAGATAAAGATAATTCCTACAGGTATTGATCTCAATGCTTTTTCAGGAACTGATAAAAGTCATTTCCGTCACTCTGAAAGAGTACGCATTCGACAGCAATTGGGTATTGCTCAGAAAGAAGTGATGATCCTCTTTGTTGGCCTTCTTGTTCCGAGAAAGGGCATTGATACGCTTATTCTCACCATGCATGAGCTGAAGCATCATCAACTGAAGGATAAACATACAATTGCAGCCAGTAAAATGATCATTGTGGGAGATGGTCCTTGTCGAGAACACTATCAACGAATGGTTACGAAACTACAGTTGAATGATACCATTATTTTCACCGGATGGAGAAAAGACGTTCATAACCTTTATAAAGCTGCGGATATTTTCTTCTTCCCTAGTAAGGGAGAGGGTCTTCCCGGGGTTATTATGGAAGCAATGGCAAGCGGGTTGCCCATTGTTGCCTCAAAGATCCCTGGCAATGAGGATCTTGTTAAGAATAAGGTTAATGGCTTCCTCTGTCCCCAAGATCCTAAGGAGTACGCATCTGCATTGCAACATCTCCTCCATGATCAGGAAAAACAGCGCAGCTATGGACAACATTCGCGAGAGAGAATACAGGGCTTTGATTGGTCAGACATTATCCTCGAATGGAAAAAAATGTACAAGACAACATGA
- the asnB gene encoding asparagine synthase (glutamine-hydrolyzing): MCGICGFNWEDKRLLKQMMDSLQHRGPDAFGHYVDKSVSLGHRRLSIIDLSPKGKQPLSNEEGNIWITFNGEIYNFALLRSMLEKKGHIFRSETDTEVIVHAYEEWGFQCVKHFQGMFAFVIYDAPKKLLFLARDRLGIKPLFYFFGSTRTKQGGIVRQANTASYPRALIKHPFIFASEIKAILQHPIHRSLNLTAMESFLASRYVGTPETIFQGIYRLPEAHYGVFNLNTGIFTLTQYWDVKEQIIPKTQALAQKEVLALLRDTVKQHLIADVPLGAYLSGGIDSSAIVALMSEIAKEQKNEVNTFSVDFGYGENVNEKHHAQHVAEQFQTHHRHFTIEPSIYKILPQLVRQVDEPFADVAAIPLYELSRRAKKHVTVVLTGDGGDEVFAGYDHYRFLLARQRMQRFPSLLRKKIIPVALRSIPFFFLNKVYKHSTQMGPQLFNRFQRLMETDSKSQAHEELLGIFDQSEREQLLKEGPSTNSSLSSITPAAPALEPYHTFDQRYFSTKWHYLNQLLYYDTKNLLVNGFLVKTDRMTMASGIEARVPFLDHRVVEYGFSLAPSLKINNGTTKFILKKALLPVLPRHILYRKKQPFHVPIEHWIEHELMGYCTSVLDKKRITKEGLFKYTAIEAMIRNYSKAKLFYGRQIWSLVNFELWYEQYFGESRKE, translated from the coding sequence ATGTGTGGTATCTGTGGATTTAACTGGGAGGATAAACGTCTTCTGAAACAGATGATGGATTCATTACAGCATCGAGGTCCTGATGCTTTTGGTCATTATGTTGACAAATCAGTGAGTCTGGGCCATCGTAGATTAAGCATCATTGATTTAAGTCCAAAAGGAAAACAACCATTGAGTAATGAGGAAGGGAATATTTGGATTACGTTTAATGGCGAGATCTATAATTTTGCGTTACTACGATCTATGCTCGAGAAAAAAGGGCATATTTTTCGATCAGAAACTGACACTGAGGTTATTGTTCATGCCTATGAAGAATGGGGCTTTCAGTGCGTCAAGCATTTTCAAGGCATGTTTGCCTTTGTAATCTATGATGCACCAAAAAAACTCCTCTTTCTTGCACGAGATCGGCTTGGTATTAAGCCATTATTTTATTTTTTTGGCTCTACTAGAACAAAACAAGGTGGAATAGTACGACAAGCAAATACAGCCTCATATCCTCGCGCTCTGATAAAACATCCGTTTATTTTTGCATCTGAAATCAAAGCAATTCTGCAGCATCCTATTCATCGTTCATTAAACCTAACAGCTATGGAGTCTTTCCTTGCTTCTCGGTATGTTGGCACTCCAGAAACAATCTTTCAAGGGATCTATCGATTACCTGAGGCTCATTATGGGGTTTTTAACCTCAATACCGGAATCTTTACTTTGACGCAATATTGGGATGTAAAAGAACAGATAATACCAAAGACACAGGCCTTAGCACAAAAAGAAGTTTTAGCCTTATTGCGCGATACCGTCAAGCAGCATCTTATAGCAGACGTTCCTCTTGGTGCTTATCTCAGTGGAGGTATTGACAGTAGTGCAATTGTTGCCTTGATGAGTGAGATTGCAAAAGAGCAGAAGAATGAGGTAAATACCTTCTCGGTTGATTTTGGCTATGGTGAAAACGTCAATGAAAAGCATCATGCGCAGCATGTTGCTGAACAGTTTCAGACTCATCATCGACATTTCACTATTGAACCGAGTATTTATAAGATCCTTCCTCAACTCGTTCGCCAAGTTGATGAGCCTTTTGCTGATGTTGCTGCGATTCCTTTGTATGAACTGTCTCGTCGTGCAAAAAAGCATGTTACCGTGGTGTTAACCGGAGACGGTGGAGACGAAGTATTTGCAGGGTATGATCATTATCGCTTCCTTCTTGCACGACAGCGTATGCAGCGTTTTCCTTCTCTTCTTCGAAAAAAAATAATTCCGGTAGCCTTGCGATCTATCCCCTTTTTTTTCCTCAATAAAGTGTACAAACATAGTACACAGATGGGACCTCAGTTATTCAACCGTTTTCAACGGCTAATGGAAACAGACAGCAAGTCTCAGGCTCATGAAGAGCTTCTGGGTATCTTTGACCAGTCTGAACGTGAGCAGCTTCTCAAAGAGGGTCCATCAACAAACTCCTCTCTATCCTCTATAACCCCTGCTGCCCCTGCGCTTGAACCATATCATACGTTTGATCAGCGTTATTTTTCAACCAAATGGCATTATCTGAATCAGTTACTGTATTACGATACCAAGAATTTGTTGGTCAATGGGTTTCTGGTAAAGACCGATCGCATGACGATGGCTTCAGGAATTGAAGCACGTGTGCCGTTCTTGGACCATCGTGTTGTGGAGTATGGTTTTTCACTTGCACCATCATTGAAAATCAACAATGGCACTACAAAGTTTATCTTGAAAAAGGCATTACTGCCTGTTCTTCCGAGGCACATACTTTATCGCAAGAAACAACCATTCCATGTTCCCATCGAGCATTGGATTGAACACGAATTAATGGGCTATTGTACCTCGGTGCTAGATAAAAAGCGGATCACCAAAGAAGGTCTATTTAAGTATACGGCCATTGAAGCTATGATCAGAAACTACTCGAAAGCGAAGTTATTTTATGGACGACAGATTTGGAGTTTGGTTAACTTTGAATTGTGGTACGAGCAATACTTTGGAGAAAGCAGAAAAGAATAG
- a CDS encoding DUF2304 family protein, whose amino-acid sequence MGPIQIVSLLFVAFALSRTVLRWKDKQIGTRELMFWTIIWVGVLFVAFLPQLTSSFSLLLGVGRGVDLVIYLSIVLLFYLNFRIYVQIDNLERKMTKIVRSLSIEKPKKK is encoded by the coding sequence ATGGGACCAATACAAATTGTTTCGCTACTGTTTGTTGCATTCGCGTTGAGTAGAACCGTTCTCCGTTGGAAGGACAAACAGATTGGAACTCGCGAACTTATGTTTTGGACTATTATCTGGGTTGGTGTGCTTTTTGTTGCCTTTTTACCACAGCTTACCTCTTCTTTTTCTCTGTTATTGGGTGTAGGCAGGGGTGTTGATCTTGTTATTTATCTTAGTATTGTTCTCTTGTTTTATCTTAACTTTCGCATTTACGTACAGATTGATAATCTTGAACGGAAAATGACGAAAATTGTGCGATCGTTGAGCATAGAGAAACCAAAAAAGAAGTGA
- a CDS encoding glycosyltransferase family 2 protein — translation MNIFIVIAAYNEEKSITTVVKSLREKGYDHIIVVDDGSRDRTSQYAEQEGATVLQHVVNLGQGAALKTGIDYALMQGADIIVTFDADGQHDAGDLRQLLKPVIDKNIDVTLGSRFLKHNSNVPFIRKCFLKGGAFLFKVMYGVTLTDSHNGLRAFSKKAAKVIDLKTNGMEHASEMIEEIGKHKLSYKEIPVTIRYTDYSTSRGQSSWNAFRIFFKMIMKKLLL, via the coding sequence ATGAATATATTCATAGTCATTGCAGCATACAACGAGGAAAAGAGTATTACAACCGTAGTCAAAAGTCTGCGTGAAAAAGGATATGATCATATCATTGTTGTCGATGATGGTTCTCGTGATAGAACCAGCCAATACGCAGAGCAAGAAGGCGCAACCGTCCTTCAACATGTTGTTAATCTCGGCCAGGGAGCAGCCCTGAAAACAGGCATTGATTATGCATTGATGCAGGGTGCAGATATTATCGTAACGTTTGATGCAGATGGGCAACATGATGCAGGGGATCTCCGACAACTTCTGAAACCGGTTATAGATAAAAACATTGACGTGACTCTTGGATCACGATTCCTAAAACATAACTCAAATGTACCTTTTATTCGAAAATGTTTCCTCAAGGGAGGTGCATTCCTGTTCAAAGTGATGTATGGTGTGACGCTCACTGACTCTCATAATGGGTTACGGGCGTTTTCAAAAAAAGCAGCCAAAGTCATCGACCTTAAAACCAATGGCATGGAGCATGCATCAGAGATGATTGAAGAGATTGGAAAGCATAAACTTTCCTATAAGGAAATTCCCGTGACTATTCGCTATACCGATTACTCCACCTCACGAGGACAAAGTAGTTGGAATGCCTTTCGCATTTTTTTCAAGATGATCATGAAAAAACTCTTGCTCTAA
- a CDS encoding NAD-dependent epimerase/dehydratase family protein: protein MKFFVTGGAGFIGSHMVDRLLREKHDVLVYDNFSTGRELFIAHHKGDAHFRTVTADILDTKKLQKAMKGHDVVFHFQANADVRRGIESTQKDFDQNIVGTYNVLESMRVHGITKILFASSATVYGEPSQFPTPEEYPLIQTSMYGASKASAEHMIEAYSEYYGIQSWIFRFVSFIGERYTHGVICDFMKKLQKDPTHLEILGDGTQKKSYLYVADGIDAMMTAFARAKGTKNIFNIGHKDYIDVVTVADLIGKTLNFKQVKYSYTGGKRGWIGDSPFVHLDVRKLEGLGWHPRVTIPEGIVRTVEYLKEHPELFVQRKD, encoded by the coding sequence ATGAAGTTTTTTGTAACTGGTGGAGCTGGTTTTATCGGCAGTCATATGGTCGATAGACTCCTTCGAGAAAAACATGATGTTTTAGTGTATGATAATTTTTCAACAGGAAGAGAGTTATTTATTGCTCATCATAAGGGAGATGCCCATTTCCGGACGGTTACTGCAGATATCCTTGATACGAAAAAACTACAAAAGGCTATGAAAGGCCATGATGTCGTTTTCCATTTTCAGGCAAATGCAGATGTTCGTCGTGGTATTGAGAGTACTCAAAAAGATTTTGATCAAAACATTGTAGGTACCTATAATGTGCTTGAATCGATGCGGGTACATGGCATTACCAAAATCCTCTTTGCAAGTTCAGCTACAGTATATGGAGAACCATCACAATTTCCAACTCCTGAAGAATATCCATTGATACAAACCTCTATGTATGGGGCTTCAAAAGCATCAGCTGAGCATATGATCGAGGCCTATAGCGAATATTATGGCATACAATCCTGGATTTTCCGTTTTGTTTCCTTTATTGGCGAGAGGTATACGCATGGCGTCATCTGTGATTTTATGAAGAAATTACAAAAAGATCCAACACATCTTGAGATCTTGGGTGATGGAACTCAGAAAAAATCATATCTCTATGTAGCGGATGGTATTGATGCAATGATGACTGCCTTTGCAAGGGCAAAAGGAACAAAGAACATTTTTAATATAGGTCATAAGGATTATATTGATGTTGTTACTGTTGCTGATCTGATAGGTAAAACCTTAAACTTTAAACAAGTAAAGTATTCATATACTGGAGGTAAACGTGGTTGGATTGGCGATTCCCCCTTTGTTCATTTGGACGTACGTAAACTGGAGGGCTTGGGGTGGCATCCAAGGGTTACCATTCCAGAAGGGATTGTTAGAACTGTAGAGTACCTTAAAGAACATCCTGAGCTATTTGTGCAGAGAAAGGACTAA
- a CDS encoding SIS domain-containing protein, with protein MTLLDNYYTESRDAVAFSKKYVTYLSEILKSLDHKTIAKIIDHFLEAKNNQKTIYFMGNGGSAATATHFACDLGKGTKTGQHKFKTQALADNLATFTAYANDEGYEYVFSKQLENVLQKGDIVVALSASGNSQNLINAIVYAKTRGALTISLLGFDGGKLKDISDVALVVHTNKGEYGPVEDVHLVLDHLITSFLYRKLSQLK; from the coding sequence ATGACTTTACTTGATAACTATTATACAGAATCTCGTGATGCTGTTGCATTTTCAAAAAAGTACGTTACATACCTCTCTGAAATTCTTAAGAGTTTAGATCATAAAACAATTGCAAAGATTATCGATCATTTCTTAGAAGCAAAAAATAATCAAAAAACGATATACTTTATGGGTAATGGGGGTAGTGCTGCAACCGCAACGCATTTTGCCTGTGATTTGGGAAAAGGAACAAAAACCGGCCAGCATAAATTTAAAACACAAGCCCTGGCAGATAATCTTGCGACCTTTACAGCATATGCTAATGATGAAGGTTACGAATATGTCTTTTCAAAACAGCTTGAGAACGTACTCCAGAAGGGGGATATTGTTGTAGCTCTCTCTGCTTCTGGAAATTCACAAAATTTAATTAATGCAATTGTGTATGCAAAAACAAGAGGAGCATTAACGATTAGCTTGCTGGGATTTGATGGAGGAAAATTAAAAGATATTTCAGATGTTGCACTTGTCGTGCATACAAACAAAGGTGAATATGGTCCTGTTGAGGATGTTCATCTAGTGCTCGATCATCTTATTACGTCATTCCTGTACCGGAAGTTAAGCCAATTAAAATAA